A single genomic interval of Feifania hominis harbors:
- the rplD gene encoding 50S ribosomal protein L4 — MANVKVYDMAGKEVGSMELSDSVFGVEVNKTVLHQAVVAYLANQRQGTQSALTRAEVSGGGAKPWRQKGTGRARQGSTRAPQWTHGGVAFAPKPRCYRVVLNKKVKRLALKSALSSKVVDNSLFVLNSAELDAIKTKKVVSLLEGLGLGGQKTLIVTNGVNRNLVLSARNLPGVKTAVVENLNVYDILKYDNFVVVQDAAQKIEEVYA, encoded by the coding sequence ATGGCTAACGTGAAAGTTTATGATATGGCCGGCAAGGAAGTCGGAAGCATGGAGCTGTCCGACAGCGTGTTCGGCGTAGAAGTCAACAAGACCGTTCTCCACCAGGCGGTCGTCGCGTATCTCGCGAACCAGAGACAGGGCACCCAGAGCGCGCTGACCCGCGCCGAGGTCTCCGGCGGCGGCGCCAAACCCTGGCGCCAGAAAGGCACCGGCCGCGCCCGCCAGGGCTCGACCCGCGCGCCCCAGTGGACCCACGGCGGCGTCGCCTTTGCCCCGAAGCCCCGCTGCTACCGCGTGGTGCTCAACAAGAAAGTCAAGCGCCTGGCTCTGAAGTCGGCGCTGAGCTCCAAGGTGGTCGACAACAGCCTGTTCGTTCTGAACAGCGCCGAGCTCGACGCCATCAAGACCAAAAAGGTGGTCTCGCTGCTCGAGGGCCTGGGCCTGGGCGGACAGAAGACCCTGATCGTCACAAACGGAGTCAACCGCAACCTGGTGCTCTCGGCGAGAAATCTGCCGGGCGTCAAGACCGCGGTTGTGGAAAACCTCAACGTGTACGACATCCTCAAGTACGATAACTTCGTCGTCGTGCAGGATGCGGCACAGAAAATCGAGGAGGTGTACGCGTAA
- the rpsJ gene encoding 30S ribosomal protein S10 has translation MAVKEKIRIRLKSYDHNLIDQSAEKIVETAKRNGAAVSGPIPLPTKKEIVTILRAVHKYKDSREQFEMRTHKRLIDILKPSPKCVEALMGMELPAGVEIEIKL, from the coding sequence ATGGCTGTCAAAGAGAAAATCCGCATCCGGCTCAAATCCTACGACCACAACCTGATCGACCAGTCGGCCGAGAAGATCGTGGAGACCGCGAAGAGAAACGGCGCCGCCGTGTCCGGTCCCATCCCGCTGCCCACCAAGAAAGAGATCGTCACCATCCTGCGCGCGGTCCACAAGTACAAAGACTCCCGCGAGCAGTTCGAGATGAGAACCCACAAGCGCCTGATCGACATTCTCAAGCCCTCGCCGAAGTGCGTCGAAGCCCTCATGGGCATGGAGCTGCCGGCCGGCGTCGAGATCGAGATCAAACTGTAA
- the pth gene encoding aminoacyl-tRNA hydrolase, with translation MALFARRKKTFSDSSAVEWVIAGLGNPGPKYERTRHNAGFLALDRLAARHRIDVTRLKFRGLLGRGEIAGRQVLLVKPQTFMNNSGECLREVLDFYKVPPERLIVLFDDISLPPGRLRVRLRGSDGGHNGIKSILYHIRSDQFPRVKIGVGDRPHPEMDLADWVLGTVAREDFPQWEDALERAGRACELLVEGSPAEAMNRYNS, from the coding sequence ATGGCTCTGTTTGCCCGAAGAAAAAAGACCTTTTCCGATTCGTCCGCGGTCGAGTGGGTGATCGCCGGGCTCGGCAACCCCGGCCCGAAGTACGAGCGCACCCGCCACAACGCGGGTTTTCTCGCGCTCGACCGTCTCGCGGCGCGCCACCGCATCGACGTGACGCGCCTGAAATTCCGCGGGCTACTCGGCCGCGGCGAGATCGCGGGGCGGCAGGTGCTGCTCGTCAAGCCCCAGACCTTTATGAACAACAGCGGCGAGTGTCTGCGCGAGGTGCTCGACTTCTACAAGGTGCCCCCCGAGCGGCTGATCGTGCTCTTTGACGATATCTCGCTGCCCCCGGGGCGGCTGCGCGTGCGCCTGCGCGGCAGCGACGGCGGCCACAACGGCATCAAGTCCATTCTCTATCACATCAGAAGCGACCAGTTTCCGCGGGTCAAGATCGGCGTGGGCGACCGCCCGCACCCGGAGATGGATCTCGCCGACTGGGTGCTCGGCACGGTGGCGCGCGAGGACTTTCCCCAGTGGGAGGACGCCCTCGAGCGTGCGGGGCGCGCCTGCGAGCTGCTCGTTGAGGGCAGCCCCGCCGAGGCCATGAACCGCTACAACAGCTAA
- the rplW gene encoding 50S ribosomal protein L23 — translation MKTAYDIILKPVITEKSMQGVAEKVYTFKVHPDSNKTEIKAAVEEIFKVKVDAVNTITMKGKMKRLGVHLGRRAGYKKAIVKLSADSKPIEFFEGMM, via the coding sequence ATGAAAACCGCCTACGATATCATTCTCAAACCGGTCATCACCGAGAAGAGCATGCAGGGCGTGGCCGAGAAAGTCTACACATTCAAGGTTCACCCCGATTCCAATAAGACCGAGATCAAAGCCGCAGTCGAAGAGATCTTCAAGGTGAAGGTTGACGCTGTCAACACCATCACCATGAAGGGCAAGATGAAGCGCCTCGGCGTCCACCTCGGCAGACGCGCCGGCTACAAAAAAGCCATCGTCAAGCTGAGTGCAGACTCCAAGCCCATCGAGTTCTTCGAGGGCATGATGTAA
- the rplC gene encoding 50S ribosomal protein L3: MEKGIIAKKLGMTQIFDADRKLIPVTVLEAGPCVVVQKKTVEADGYDAVQLGYEDIPERKVNKPMKGHFDKGGAPYKKVLGEFQLDNTAELNVGDVITVEKFAEGDRIDVTGISKGKGYAGTIKRYGHGRTPTSHGGGPVHRHAGSNGSATDPSRVMPGKKLPGHMGAEQVTIQNLDVVKVDAENNLLVVKGAIPGPKGGVIMVKTSVKA, translated from the coding sequence ATGGAAAAAGGCATTATCGCGAAGAAGCTCGGCATGACTCAGATCTTTGATGCCGACAGAAAGCTCATCCCCGTCACGGTTCTCGAAGCGGGCCCCTGCGTCGTCGTCCAGAAGAAGACGGTCGAGGCCGACGGCTACGACGCCGTTCAGCTCGGCTATGAGGACATTCCCGAGCGCAAGGTCAACAAGCCCATGAAGGGCCACTTCGACAAGGGCGGCGCGCCCTACAAAAAGGTGCTCGGCGAGTTCCAGCTCGACAACACCGCGGAACTCAATGTGGGCGACGTGATCACCGTTGAGAAGTTCGCCGAGGGCGACCGCATCGACGTCACGGGCATTTCCAAAGGTAAGGGCTACGCCGGTACGATCAAGCGCTACGGCCACGGCAGAACCCCGACGTCCCACGGCGGCGGCCCTGTCCACCGCCACGCCGGCTCCAACGGCTCCGCGACCGACCCGTCGCGCGTCATGCCGGGCAAGAAACTGCCGGGCCACATGGGCGCCGAGCAGGTGACCATCCAGAACCTCGATGTCGTCAAGGTTGACGCCGAGAACAACCTGCTGGTTGTCAAGGGCGCGATCCCGGGCCCCAAGGGCGGCGTCATCATGGTCAAGACCAGCGTGAAAGCGTAA
- the glmU gene encoding bifunctional UDP-N-acetylglucosamine diphosphorylase/glucosamine-1-phosphate N-acetyltransferase GlmU, with protein sequence MDNICCVIMAAGQGTRMKSKHPKVLLKVLGRPMCDWVVGAAREAGAGEVCLVVGHQAQAVRAHYEGAGLHFADQPEQRGTAHAIMMARDFLRSHGGAHTLILSGDCPLLTARTISAALDGHLRSGSAATLFTACLPDPFGYGRIVKGADGAVEKIVEQRDASPEELAICEINAGAYWFETAALLDVLDRIEPKNSQNEYYLTDAVGLLRAAGRRVSAYTVEDPAEIMGANTRAQLLELTGLARRRVIDRLMAEGVEFEDISGVSVSPDAVIGRDTVVKKGTVIEGACVIGEDCVLGPDAYIVDSRLGDGVRVNASHILQSSVGSGTTIGPFSQLRPNSHLAQNVKIGNFVEIKNSTVGERTSVAHLTYVGDTDCGGHVNFGCGTVTVNYDGSAKHRTTIGDHVFVGCNTNLVAPVTVADNTYIAAGSTITGDVPEYALAIARARQINKENWVKKQEEKNR encoded by the coding sequence ATGGACAATATCTGCTGTGTCATCATGGCCGCGGGCCAGGGGACCCGCATGAAATCCAAACACCCGAAAGTGCTGCTCAAGGTGCTCGGCCGACCCATGTGCGACTGGGTCGTCGGCGCCGCCCGCGAGGCGGGCGCAGGCGAGGTCTGCCTGGTCGTCGGCCACCAGGCGCAGGCCGTGCGCGCCCACTACGAGGGCGCGGGGCTTCACTTTGCCGACCAGCCCGAACAGAGGGGAACCGCCCACGCCATCATGATGGCGCGGGATTTTCTTCGCTCTCACGGCGGCGCCCACACGCTGATTCTCTCGGGCGACTGCCCGCTGCTGACGGCCCGCACGATCTCGGCCGCCCTCGACGGGCATCTGCGCTCGGGCAGCGCCGCCACTCTCTTCACCGCCTGCCTGCCGGACCCGTTCGGCTACGGCCGCATCGTCAAGGGCGCGGACGGGGCGGTGGAGAAGATCGTCGAGCAGCGCGACGCCTCGCCGGAGGAGCTCGCCATCTGCGAGATCAACGCCGGGGCCTACTGGTTTGAGACCGCGGCTCTGCTCGACGTGCTTGATCGCATCGAGCCGAAGAACAGCCAGAACGAATACTATCTCACCGACGCGGTGGGACTTCTGCGCGCCGCGGGGCGGCGGGTGTCGGCCTACACGGTTGAGGACCCCGCCGAGATCATGGGCGCGAACACCCGCGCGCAGCTTCTGGAGCTGACCGGCCTCGCCCGGCGGCGGGTGATCGACCGGCTCATGGCCGAGGGAGTTGAATTTGAGGACATCAGCGGCGTGAGCGTCTCGCCCGACGCGGTCATCGGCCGCGACACCGTTGTCAAAAAGGGCACCGTCATCGAGGGCGCCTGCGTCATCGGGGAGGACTGCGTGCTCGGACCGGACGCCTACATCGTGGATTCGCGCCTCGGCGACGGGGTGCGCGTCAACGCAAGCCACATTTTGCAGAGCAGCGTCGGCAGCGGCACGACCATCGGCCCGTTCTCCCAGCTGCGGCCGAATTCCCACCTCGCACAGAACGTCAAGATCGGCAACTTTGTCGAGATCAAAAATTCCACCGTGGGCGAGCGCACGAGCGTCGCCCATCTGACCTACGTCGGCGACACCGACTGCGGCGGCCATGTCAACTTCGGCTGCGGCACGGTCACGGTCAACTACGACGGCAGCGCCAAGCACCGCACCACCATCGGCGACCATGTGTTCGTCGGCTGCAACACCAATCTCGTCGCCCCGGTCACGGTGGCGGACAACACCTACATCGCCGCCGGCTCGACCATCACCGGCGACGTCCCCGAATATGCGCTCGCCATCGCGCGCGCGCGGCAGATCAACAAAGAAAACTGGGTCAAAAAACAGGAGGAGAAAAACAGATGA
- the mfd gene encoding transcription-repair coupling factor — MISPYKPYLKTPRVEAICDALGEGRVPVAVTGITGVQKLYLGFSLSVRLGRPLLYLAAGDSEAAQAAEQLAALFGEGVCQFPYRDFNFARVDSLSHDWGNERIGALSAIAQGQVRAVVTTPDALGQFTLGRGLLDELGFTLGYDTPHEIEDVVERLVALGYRRAELIEGTGQFARRGGILDVFPPTCQNPVRIEFFGDEIDSMGEFDPVTQRRIANRSEPLVIPPARENLLTEPLRERLIERLGKVISSLRRRQDEASKTALETMLADREQLQNGGLLTFPDRYFPLVYDEPSTLLDYLGEQYLVVVSEERAVRDKLKNAQSLLHEDVKVLLEQGTLTRHNTKFALEPSELWGALSGRDILYLDALPHSNYTIAPKTLLAHTGRSIPPVGTSLELLLGELRERLSQGQTVFLFTPGERRAENLLELLSRNHVSCSTTGDDDLPQRTVRIVVGRLFEGCELAECGAVLLTDGDRAAPVKKRRQTKRMGEKIRTYADLKIGDFVVHVSYGIGQYMGINKLTVEGVTKDYIKIKYAGEDILYVPANQLDLLSKYVSAGDGARVRLNKMGGGDWQKTKSRVRAAVADMAKELISLYSIRRRIEGFAYSPDSPWQREFEDRFPYEETEDQLRCVREIKADMESSAPMDRLLCGDVGFGKTEVALRAAFKAVNDSKQVALLVPTTILAWQHYETILKRFEDYPIRVDVLCRFRTPKQQREIIRKLQNGELDIVVGTHRLIQKDVTFRDLGLVIIDEEQRFGVTHKERLKELTKRVDALTLTATPIPRTLNMALSGIRDMSLIEEPPHDRVPVQTYVIEHELGVIVEAIRRELRRGGQVFYLHNRVDSITRTAAKLQELLPDAAVAVAHGKMSESELSDIWRDVVAGEIDVLVCTTIIETGIDVPNANTLIIEDADKLGLAQLYQIRGRVGRSHRRAVAYLTYRRGRALSEDATKRLSTIREFTEFGSGFKIALRDLEIRGAGNVLGAQQHGHMESVGYDLYVKLLDEAVRMQKGLLDAPVEECAVDIFIDAHIPEEYVSSGEVRIDMYKKIAAIETREDYDDLLDEFCDRFGEIPKPVLNLCDISLLRNLATNLRIADISQKGSVILVDATHIPLPAVAALAAQYRGRLLYSAGEKPYLSLKVDPKQSPVEQLRALLLAVGEQRDAAPQTK; from the coding sequence ATGATTTCTCCCTACAAACCCTATCTCAAAACGCCGCGCGTCGAAGCGATCTGTGACGCGCTCGGCGAGGGGCGCGTGCCCGTCGCCGTGACCGGCATCACCGGGGTACAGAAGCTGTACCTCGGCTTTTCGCTGTCCGTGCGGCTCGGGCGGCCGCTGCTCTACCTCGCCGCCGGCGACAGCGAGGCGGCTCAGGCCGCCGAACAGCTCGCGGCCCTCTTCGGCGAGGGCGTCTGCCAGTTCCCCTACCGCGACTTCAACTTCGCCAGGGTGGACAGCCTCAGCCACGACTGGGGCAACGAGCGCATTGGCGCGCTGTCGGCCATCGCGCAGGGGCAGGTGCGCGCTGTCGTCACGACGCCGGACGCGCTCGGGCAGTTCACTCTCGGGCGGGGGCTGCTCGATGAGCTCGGCTTCACGCTCGGCTACGACACGCCCCACGAGATCGAGGACGTGGTTGAGCGACTGGTCGCGCTCGGTTACCGCCGCGCGGAGCTCATCGAGGGCACGGGCCAGTTCGCCCGGCGCGGCGGCATTCTCGACGTGTTCCCTCCCACCTGCCAGAACCCGGTGCGCATCGAGTTCTTCGGCGACGAGATCGACTCGATGGGCGAGTTTGACCCCGTGACCCAGCGGCGCATCGCGAACCGAAGCGAGCCGCTCGTCATCCCTCCTGCGCGCGAAAATCTGCTCACCGAGCCGCTTCGCGAGCGGCTCATCGAGCGGCTCGGCAAGGTGATCTCCTCGCTGCGCCGCCGGCAGGACGAGGCGTCAAAGACCGCGCTCGAGACCATGCTCGCCGACCGCGAGCAGCTTCAAAACGGCGGGCTTCTCACCTTTCCCGACCGCTACTTTCCGCTCGTGTACGACGAGCCATCGACGCTGCTCGATTACCTCGGGGAGCAGTATCTCGTCGTCGTCAGCGAGGAGCGCGCGGTGCGCGACAAGCTCAAAAATGCCCAGTCGCTGCTACACGAGGATGTGAAAGTCCTGCTCGAGCAGGGCACGCTCACGCGCCACAACACCAAATTCGCCCTCGAGCCCTCTGAGCTCTGGGGCGCTCTCTCCGGGCGGGACATCCTCTATCTCGATGCGCTGCCTCACTCGAATTACACCATTGCGCCGAAGACGCTGCTCGCCCACACCGGCCGCTCAATTCCGCCGGTGGGAACCTCTCTCGAGCTTCTGCTCGGCGAGCTGCGCGAGCGGCTCTCGCAGGGGCAGACGGTGTTTCTGTTCACCCCCGGCGAGCGCCGGGCGGAGAATCTGCTCGAGCTGCTCTCGCGAAACCACGTCTCCTGCTCGACCACGGGGGATGACGATCTGCCGCAGCGCACAGTCCGCATCGTGGTCGGGCGGCTCTTCGAGGGGTGCGAGCTCGCCGAGTGCGGCGCGGTGCTGCTCACCGACGGCGACCGGGCCGCGCCCGTCAAAAAGCGGCGGCAGACCAAGCGCATGGGCGAAAAGATCCGCACCTACGCCGATCTCAAAATCGGCGACTTTGTCGTGCACGTCAGCTACGGCATCGGCCAGTACATGGGCATCAACAAGCTCACCGTCGAGGGCGTGACCAAGGACTACATCAAAATCAAATACGCGGGCGAGGACATTCTCTATGTGCCCGCAAACCAGCTCGATCTGCTGTCGAAGTACGTCTCGGCGGGCGACGGGGCCAGGGTGCGCCTCAACAAGATGGGCGGCGGCGACTGGCAGAAGACCAAGTCCCGCGTGCGCGCGGCGGTCGCCGACATGGCAAAGGAGCTCATCTCGCTCTACAGCATCCGCCGCAGAATCGAGGGCTTCGCCTACTCGCCCGACTCGCCCTGGCAGCGGGAGTTTGAGGACCGCTTCCCCTACGAGGAGACCGAGGATCAGCTTCGCTGTGTGCGCGAGATCAAGGCCGACATGGAGAGCTCCGCGCCGATGGACCGGCTGCTCTGCGGCGACGTGGGCTTCGGCAAGACCGAGGTCGCGCTGCGCGCCGCGTTCAAGGCGGTCAACGACAGCAAGCAGGTGGCGCTTCTCGTGCCGACGACCATTCTCGCCTGGCAGCACTACGAGACCATTTTAAAGCGCTTTGAGGACTATCCCATCCGGGTGGATGTGCTCTGCCGCTTCCGCACGCCGAAGCAGCAGCGCGAGATCATCCGAAAGCTGCAAAACGGCGAGCTTGACATTGTGGTGGGCACCCATCGCCTGATTCAAAAGGACGTGACGTTCCGCGACCTCGGGCTCGTCATCATCGACGAGGAGCAGCGCTTCGGCGTGACCCACAAGGAGCGCCTCAAGGAGCTGACCAAGCGCGTGGACGCGCTCACCCTCACGGCGACCCCCATCCCGCGCACACTCAACATGGCCCTCTCGGGCATCCGCGACATGTCGCTCATCGAGGAGCCGCCCCACGACCGTGTTCCGGTGCAGACCTATGTCATCGAGCACGAGCTCGGCGTCATCGTCGAGGCCATCCGGCGCGAGCTGCGCCGCGGGGGACAGGTCTTCTATCTGCACAACCGCGTCGACTCCATCACGCGCACGGCGGCAAAGCTCCAGGAGCTGCTGCCCGACGCCGCGGTGGCGGTGGCACACGGCAAGATGTCGGAGAGCGAGCTTTCCGACATCTGGCGGGACGTGGTCGCGGGCGAGATCGACGTGCTCGTCTGCACCACCATCATCGAGACCGGCATCGACGTGCCCAACGCCAACACCCTCATCATTGAGGACGCCGACAAGCTCGGCCTTGCGCAGCTCTACCAGATCCGCGGGCGGGTGGGGCGCTCCCACCGGCGGGCGGTGGCCTATCTGACCTACCGCCGCGGCCGCGCCCTCAGCGAGGACGCGACCAAGCGCCTGTCGACCATACGGGAGTTCACGGAGTTCGGCTCGGGCTTCAAGATCGCGCTGCGCGACCTCGAGATCCGCGGGGCAGGCAATGTGCTCGGCGCGCAGCAGCACGGCCACATGGAGTCGGTGGGCTATGACCTCTATGTCAAGCTGCTCGACGAGGCCGTGCGCATGCAGAAGGGGCTTCTCGACGCGCCGGTGGAGGAGTGCGCGGTCGACATCTTCATCGACGCGCACATCCCCGAGGAGTATGTCAGCAGCGGCGAGGTGCGCATCGACATGTACAAGAAGATCGCCGCCATCGAGACCCGGGAGGACTACGACGACCTACTCGACGAGTTCTGCGACCGCTTCGGCGAGATTCCAAAGCCGGTGCTCAACCTCTGCGACATCTCGCTGCTGCGGAATCTCGCGACCAATCTGCGCATTGCGGACATCTCGCAGAAGGGCAGCGTCATCCTTGTGGACGCGACCCACATCCCTCTGCCCGCGGTCGCGGCGCTCGCCGCGCAGTACCGCGGCCGGCTTCTCTACAGCGCGGGCGAAAAGCCCTATCTCTCGCTCAAGGTCGACCCGAAGCAGAGCCCGGTCGAACAGCTGCGCGCTCTTCTGCTCGCCGTCGGCGAGCAGAGGGATGCCGCCCCACAGACAAAATAG
- a CDS encoding ribose-phosphate pyrophosphokinase encodes MINRGKEIKIFTGNAHPQLAKHIATELGMDLGENEVGIFSDGETSVSIKESVRGSDVFVVQSTCKPVNNNLMEILIMIDACKRASAGRVTAVIPYFGYARQDRKAKARDPISAKLVANILSKAGADRVLTMDLHAPQIQGFFDIPVDNLQGVPILMPYFMKKFGKDLSNIVVSAPDLGAVTRSRKFAEKMDLPLAIVEKRRPKANVSEVMNIIGDVRDKTVILVDDMVDTAGTLTNSANALVEKGGAKEVYACATHGVLSGPAIERIENSVIKELVLLDTIPLGEEKACDKITVLPVAPVFAEAIERIYEELPVSTLFA; translated from the coding sequence ATGATCAATCGAGGCAAGGAGATCAAAATCTTCACCGGCAACGCCCATCCCCAGCTTGCAAAACACATTGCCACCGAGCTCGGCATGGACCTCGGCGAGAACGAGGTCGGCATCTTCTCGGACGGCGAGACCAGCGTCTCCATCAAGGAGTCGGTGCGCGGATCGGACGTCTTCGTGGTGCAGTCCACCTGCAAGCCGGTCAACAACAACCTCATGGAGATTCTCATCATGATCGACGCCTGCAAGCGCGCCTCGGCGGGCCGCGTGACGGCGGTCATCCCCTACTTCGGCTACGCGCGCCAGGACCGCAAGGCCAAGGCCCGCGACCCGATCTCCGCAAAGCTGGTGGCGAACATCCTCTCCAAGGCGGGGGCCGACCGGGTTCTCACCATGGACCTGCACGCGCCCCAGATTCAGGGCTTCTTTGACATCCCGGTGGACAATCTGCAGGGCGTGCCGATTCTGATGCCCTACTTCATGAAGAAATTCGGCAAGGACCTGTCGAACATCGTGGTCAGCGCCCCGGATCTCGGCGCCGTCACCCGCTCGCGCAAGTTTGCCGAGAAGATGGATCTGCCCCTCGCCATTGTCGAGAAGCGCCGCCCGAAAGCCAACGTCTCGGAGGTCATGAACATCATCGGCGACGTGCGCGACAAGACCGTCATTCTCGTCGACGACATGGTCGACACCGCCGGCACCCTCACCAACTCCGCCAACGCCCTCGTCGAAAAGGGCGGCGCGAAAGAGGTCTATGCCTGCGCGACCCACGGCGTGCTCTCCGGCCCCGCGATCGAGCGCATCGAGAACAGCGTCATCAAGGAGCTCGTGCTGCTCGACACCATCCCGCTCGGCGAGGAGAAGGCCTGCGACAAGATCACGGTTCTGCCGGTGGCGCCCGTCTTCGCCGAGGCCATCGAGCGCATCTACGAGGAGCTTCCCGTCTCGACCCTGTTTGCATAA
- the proS gene encoding proline--tRNA ligase, whose translation MKQQEKLVKEITSMDVDFAKWYTDVVRKAELADYSSVRGCMVVQPYGCAIWENIRDELDRRFKALGHENVMMPMFIPESLLQVEKDHVEGFAPEVAWVTHGGSEKLTERLCVRPTSETLFCEHYKNIIHSYRDLPKLYNQWCSVVRWEKTTRPFLRTMEFWWQEGHTMHATAEEAIAETEQMLNVYADFVENCLAMPVVKGQKTEKEKFAGAEATYTIEALMHDGKALQSGTSHYFGDGFARAFGIQFTDRENKLQYPHQTSWGMSTRIIGGMIMTHGDDNGLVVPPAVAPIQAVIIPIAAHKGGVLEVAARLRDELAAAGVRVKVDDSDNSPGWKFAEYEMKGVPLRIEIGPRDIESGNCVVVARDNREKTVVALAELAGRMPALLQGVHDRLFQRALENRERRTFTALTLDELIDIANRESGYIKAMWCGDEACELALKDRAGVTSRCMPFEQEHLSDTCVVCGKKAKSMVYWGKAY comes from the coding sequence ATGAAACAGCAGGAAAAACTCGTCAAGGAAATTACGTCCATGGATGTGGACTTTGCCAAATGGTACACCGACGTGGTGCGCAAAGCGGAGCTCGCCGACTACTCTTCGGTGCGCGGGTGCATGGTGGTTCAGCCCTACGGCTGCGCCATCTGGGAGAACATCCGCGACGAGCTTGACCGGCGTTTCAAGGCGCTCGGCCACGAGAACGTCATGATGCCCATGTTCATCCCCGAGAGTCTGCTCCAGGTCGAAAAGGACCATGTCGAGGGCTTTGCGCCCGAGGTCGCCTGGGTCACCCACGGCGGCAGCGAAAAACTCACCGAGCGCCTCTGTGTGCGCCCGACGAGCGAGACTCTCTTCTGCGAACACTACAAAAACATCATCCACTCCTACCGCGACCTGCCCAAGCTCTACAACCAGTGGTGCTCGGTCGTGCGGTGGGAGAAGACCACCCGCCCGTTTCTGCGCACGATGGAGTTCTGGTGGCAGGAGGGCCACACCATGCACGCCACTGCCGAGGAGGCCATCGCCGAGACCGAGCAGATGTTAAATGTCTATGCCGACTTTGTGGAGAACTGCCTCGCGATGCCGGTGGTCAAGGGCCAGAAGACCGAAAAGGAGAAGTTCGCCGGCGCCGAGGCGACCTACACCATCGAGGCGCTCATGCACGACGGCAAGGCGCTGCAGAGCGGCACCTCCCACTACTTCGGCGACGGGTTTGCGCGCGCGTTCGGCATTCAGTTCACCGACCGCGAAAACAAGCTCCAGTATCCCCACCAGACCTCGTGGGGCATGTCCACGCGCATCATCGGCGGCATGATCATGACCCACGGCGACGACAACGGCCTCGTGGTGCCGCCCGCCGTGGCGCCCATTCAGGCGGTCATCATCCCCATCGCGGCCCACAAGGGCGGCGTGCTCGAGGTGGCCGCGCGCCTGCGCGACGAGCTCGCCGCGGCGGGCGTGCGCGTCAAGGTCGACGACAGCGACAACAGCCCCGGCTGGAAGTTCGCCGAATATGAGATGAAAGGCGTGCCGCTGCGCATCGAGATCGGCCCGCGCGACATTGAGAGCGGCAACTGCGTGGTGGTCGCGCGCGACAACCGCGAAAAGACCGTGGTGGCGCTCGCCGAGCTCGCCGGGCGCATGCCCGCGCTCTTACAGGGCGTGCACGACCGGCTCTTCCAGCGCGCGCTCGAGAACCGCGAGCGGCGCACATTCACCGCTCTCACCCTCGACGAGCTCATTGACATTGCAAACCGCGAGAGCGGCTACATCAAGGCCATGTGGTGCGGCGACGAGGCCTGCGAGCTCGCTCTCAAGGACAGGGCCGGCGTGACCTCGCGCTGCATGCCCTTTGAGCAGGAACACCTCTCGGACACCTGCGTCGTCTGCGGCAAAAAGGCGAAGAGCATGGTCTACTGGGGCAAGGCGTACTAA
- the rplB gene encoding 50S ribosomal protein L2, whose protein sequence is MAIKKFKPTTPARRFMSVPTFEELSKVKPERSLLAPLSNKAGRNSYGRITVRHQGGGNRRKYRIIDFKRDKMEMPATVMTLEYDPNRSAYIALVQYEDGEKRYIIAPQGLKVGDKIVSSAAADIKPGNALPIGSIPVGTIIHNIELYPGKGAQLVRSAGNSAQLMAKEGDYAQVRLPSGEVRLIRLNCKATIGQVGNIDHENVSIGKAGRKRHMGWRPTVRGSVMNPCDHPHGGGEGKSPVGQPSPMTPWGKPALGYKTRSKKNRTDKFIVKRRNGK, encoded by the coding sequence ATGGCTATCAAAAAATTCAAACCCACCACTCCTGCCCGTCGATTTATGTCAGTGCCGACTTTCGAGGAGCTCTCCAAAGTCAAGCCTGAGAGAAGCCTGCTGGCGCCTCTGAGCAACAAGGCCGGCAGAAACAGCTACGGCAGGATCACCGTGCGCCACCAGGGCGGCGGCAACCGCAGAAAATACCGCATCATCGACTTCAAGCGCGACAAGATGGAGATGCCGGCGACGGTCATGACCCTCGAGTACGATCCGAACCGCTCGGCCTACATCGCCCTTGTGCAGTATGAGGACGGCGAGAAGAGATACATCATCGCGCCCCAGGGCCTCAAGGTCGGCGACAAGATCGTCTCGAGCGCCGCGGCCGACATCAAGCCGGGCAACGCTCTGCCCATCGGCAGCATCCCGGTCGGCACCATCATCCACAACATCGAGCTCTACCCCGGCAAGGGCGCGCAGCTCGTGCGCTCGGCCGGCAACAGCGCTCAGCTCATGGCCAAAGAGGGCGACTACGCCCAGGTTCGTCTGCCGTCGGGCGAGGTTCGCCTGATCCGCCTGAACTGCAAGGCCACCATCGGCCAGGTCGGCAACATCGACCACGAGAACGTCTCCATCGGCAAGGCCGGCCGCAAGCGCCACATGGGCTGGCGTCCGACCGTGCGCGGTTCCGTTATGAACCCCTGCGACCATCCGCACGGCGGTGGTGAGGGCAAGTCTCCTGTGGGTCAGCCTTCTCCGATGACTCCTTGGGGCAAGCCGGCTCTTGGTTACAAGACCCGCTCCAAGAAGAACCGTACCGACAAGTTCATCGTGAAGAGAAGAAACGGGAAATAA